One window of the bacterium genome contains the following:
- a CDS encoding cache domain-containing protein encodes MSASVSADRPAGRGVVRRLNDLKLRWKLLLVVLPLATLPALVVGTVVGFIATRQAYRGITQTSKDDLEHMARFAIDLLNAHYQQFEVYRADKKQGIDRELATLVNLAYNLVESEERQRRAGRISREAAQREARKALKSVKLGATGYLYAMTGDGLLTVHVAQEGQNIAGERDERGRYFIREMCAAARASAPGEVLHIVYPWRNPSLGDTRPRKKAVAYRYFREWDWIVAAGGYLDETYEDVAFENRAFDELKARLKSKRVGRTGYIYALSSAGDLRIHVDREGENIIDARDESGRAFIREICEKKSGWIRYPWKNVGDARPRMKIVRYEYFEPWDWIVAVGSYEDEFYAEANLIRGRIFWSMAGLTTLAVLVGTVLVFHASRVLTVPIEQMIAVIRRVKRGRLDERMPVRSNDELGELAATFNRMVGIIERNQEMETTLAQHEKMASLGVLSSAVAHEINNPLGVILGYAAHLEGKMDPKDPSFRYIQDIRRESKRCKGIVQDLLSYARTPKPALEETDLTTLLDQIADFAANHLDLSRVRIAREFAPGLPPVCVDPDQIRQVAINLILNAGAAMEAGGTITVGTAPAGPARVEIFVRDQGCGIAPENLEKIFEPFFTTKARGTGLGLAITRRIIEQHQGTITVESAVGVGTTVRVCLPVEREEI; translated from the coding sequence ATGAGCGCTTCGGTCAGCGCGGACCGGCCCGCCGGCAGGGGCGTCGTGCGCCGCCTGAACGATCTGAAGCTGCGCTGGAAGCTGCTCCTCGTGGTGCTGCCGCTGGCGACGCTCCCCGCGCTGGTGGTCGGCACCGTGGTCGGCTTCATCGCGACGCGGCAGGCCTACCGCGGCATCACCCAGACGAGCAAGGACGACCTCGAGCACATGGCGCGTTTCGCCATCGATCTGCTCAACGCGCACTACCAGCAGTTCGAGGTCTACCGGGCCGACAAGAAGCAGGGAATCGACCGCGAGCTGGCGACCCTCGTCAACCTCGCCTACAACCTCGTCGAGAGCGAGGAGCGCCAGCGCCGCGCGGGGCGCATCAGCCGCGAGGCCGCGCAGCGCGAGGCCCGCAAGGCGCTCAAGAGCGTCAAGCTCGGCGCGACCGGCTACCTCTACGCGATGACGGGGGACGGGCTGCTGACCGTGCACGTCGCCCAGGAGGGACAGAACATCGCCGGGGAGCGGGACGAGCGCGGCCGCTACTTCATCCGCGAGATGTGCGCCGCGGCGCGCGCCTCCGCGCCCGGGGAGGTGCTGCACATCGTCTACCCCTGGCGCAACCCGTCGCTCGGCGACACGCGCCCGCGCAAGAAGGCCGTGGCCTACCGGTACTTCCGCGAGTGGGACTGGATCGTCGCCGCCGGCGGCTACCTCGACGAGACGTACGAGGACGTGGCCTTCGAGAACCGCGCCTTCGATGAGCTCAAGGCGCGGCTCAAGAGCAAGCGCGTCGGCAGGACCGGCTACATCTACGCGCTCTCGAGCGCGGGGGACCTGCGCATCCACGTCGACCGCGAAGGCGAGAACATCATCGACGCGCGCGACGAGAGCGGCCGCGCCTTCATCCGCGAGATCTGCGAGAAGAAGAGCGGCTGGATCCGCTACCCCTGGAAGAACGTCGGGGATGCGCGGCCGCGCATGAAGATCGTGCGCTACGAGTACTTCGAACCCTGGGACTGGATCGTGGCGGTCGGCTCCTACGAGGACGAGTTCTACGCCGAGGCCAACCTGATCCGGGGGCGGATCTTCTGGAGCATGGCCGGGCTCACGACGCTCGCGGTGCTGGTGGGCACGGTCCTCGTCTTCCACGCCTCCCGGGTGCTCACCGTCCCGATCGAGCAGATGATCGCCGTGATCCGCAGGGTCAAGCGCGGGAGACTGGACGAGCGGATGCCGGTGCGCTCGAACGACGAGCTCGGCGAGCTGGCGGCGACGTTCAACCGCATGGTCGGGATCATCGAGCGCAACCAGGAGATGGAGACCACGCTGGCGCAGCACGAGAAGATGGCGTCGCTCGGGGTCCTCTCCTCGGCCGTCGCCCACGAGATCAACAACCCGCTCGGCGTGATCCTGGGCTACGCGGCGCACCTCGAGGGCAAGATGGACCCCAAGGACCCGAGCTTCCGCTACATCCAGGACATCCGCCGCGAGAGCAAGCGCTGCAAGGGGATCGTCCAGGACCTCCTGAGCTACGCGCGCACGCCGAAGCCGGCGCTCGAGGAGACGGACCTCACGACGCTGCTGGACCAGATCGCGGACTTCGCGGCCAATCACCTCGACCTCAGCCGCGTGCGGATCGCGCGGGAGTTCGCCCCGGGCCTGCCGCCGGTGTGCGTCGACCCCGACCAGATCCGGCAGGTCGCGATCAACCTGATCCTCAACGCGGGCGCCGCCATGGAGGCGGGCGGGACCATCACGGTCGGAACGGCGCCGGCGGGGCCCGCGCGGGTGGAGATCTTCGTCCGCGACCAGGGGTGCGGCATCGCGCCGGAGAATCTCGAGAAGATCTTCGAGCCGTTCTTCACCACCAAGGCGCGGGGCACGGGGCTGGGCCTGGCGATCACCAGGCGGATCATCGAGCAGCACCAGGGCACGATCACGGTCGAGAGCGCGGTCGGCGTCGGCACCACGGTGCGGGTGTGCCTGCCGGTCGAGCGCGAGGAGATCTAG
- a CDS encoding sigma-54 dependent transcriptional regulator — MAARKRVLVIDNEEGICRMVEAVLADGGYEVGVSTQPLEAVAAFAPGRWDLVITDVKMPGLDGLEVLRRVRELDPVVPVVMITAYATVEMSIQALRRGAYDIITKPFEPEELLHRVGNALSQTRLLEENRSLREELGGEFRFDNIVGAATGLKDVLEKVKKVAVRDLSVLITGESGTGKELIAQAIHHNSPRRAGRFVAINCAALPASLLESELFGFRRGAFTGAKEDRQGLLEAADGGTVFLDEVGNLPLDVQKTLLRFLQEREFLRIGDAAPRKVDVRIISATNADLKAATRAGAFREDLYYRLNAVTLHLPPLRERSSDIPLLAAHFVRRQNAKFGTAVRGFTPEALAVLSAYAWPGNIRELRNVVEGCLALESGDLVGQAVLAQFIEVPGGARDGSAEVPGELPAVAEEGEDGGEGGFASAASRFEAEYFRSLLRKTRGNVEVAAAEAGLNLATLYRKIKKHGIRKEDLA; from the coding sequence ATGGCGGCGCGCAAGCGGGTGCTCGTGATCGACAACGAGGAGGGGATCTGCCGCATGGTCGAGGCCGTCCTCGCCGACGGCGGCTACGAGGTCGGCGTGAGCACGCAGCCGCTCGAGGCCGTGGCGGCCTTCGCGCCGGGGCGCTGGGACCTGGTGATCACCGACGTCAAGATGCCGGGCCTCGACGGCCTGGAGGTGCTGCGGCGCGTCAGGGAGCTGGACCCGGTGGTGCCGGTGGTGATGATCACCGCGTATGCGACCGTGGAGATGTCGATCCAGGCGTTGCGGCGGGGTGCGTACGACATCATCACCAAGCCGTTCGAGCCGGAGGAGCTGCTCCACCGCGTCGGCAACGCGCTCTCCCAGACGCGGCTGCTCGAGGAGAACCGCTCGCTGCGGGAGGAGCTCGGGGGCGAGTTCCGCTTCGACAACATCGTCGGCGCCGCCACCGGGCTGAAGGACGTGCTCGAGAAGGTGAAGAAGGTCGCGGTCCGCGACCTCTCGGTGCTCATCACCGGGGAGTCCGGGACCGGCAAGGAGCTGATCGCGCAGGCGATCCACCACAACTCGCCGCGGCGCGCGGGGCGCTTCGTCGCCATCAACTGCGCGGCGCTGCCGGCCTCGCTGCTCGAGAGCGAGCTCTTCGGCTTCCGCCGCGGGGCGTTCACCGGGGCGAAGGAGGATCGGCAGGGCCTGCTCGAGGCGGCCGACGGAGGGACCGTCTTCCTCGACGAGGTCGGCAACCTGCCGCTGGACGTCCAGAAGACGCTCCTGCGTTTTCTCCAGGAACGCGAGTTCCTCCGGATCGGGGACGCCGCGCCGCGGAAGGTGGACGTGCGGATCATTTCCGCGACGAACGCCGACCTCAAGGCGGCGACCAGGGCGGGCGCCTTCCGCGAGGACCTCTACTACCGGCTCAACGCGGTGACCCTGCACCTGCCCCCGCTGCGCGAGCGCTCGTCCGACATCCCGCTGCTGGCGGCGCACTTCGTCCGCCGGCAGAACGCGAAGTTCGGCACGGCCGTCCGCGGCTTCACGCCCGAGGCGCTGGCCGTCCTCTCGGCGTACGCCTGGCCGGGGAACATCCGCGAGCTGCGGAACGTCGTCGAGGGCTGTCTCGCGCTCGAGTCGGGCGACCTCGTCGGGCAGGCGGTGCTCGCCCAGTTCATCGAGGTCCCGGGCGGCGCGCGGGATGGGAGCGCGGAGGTGCCCGGGGAGTTGCCCGCTGTGGCCGAGGAAGGAGAAGACGGCGGCGAGGGCGGGTTCGCATCGGCCGCGAGCCGCTTCGAGGCGGAGTACTTCCGGTCGCTCCTGCGCAAGACGCGCGGCAACGTGGAGGTGGCCGCGGCGGAAGCCGGGCTGAACCTGGCGACGCTCTATCGGAAGATCAAGAAGCATGGGATCAGGAAGGAGGACTTGGCCTGA
- a CDS encoding OFA family MFS transporter yields the protein MSHQADRRGWIVTLAGTAINLALGILYTWSIFKGAIKDSIVRGGEGAFRWDLASINDPYAVCCLVFAFAMIVAGRVQDKVGPRLTALVGALLVGAGFMWISLTTSYWAWVLGFGVLAGAGIGFGYSAATPPALKWFPPARTGLVAGIVVSGFGLASVYIAPLATMLVKKYGLQQAMMFFGLGFLFVVSWLAMLLKNPPKGYGLAAAPAAAGAKPKPAAADHRPSEILRTPTFYLLWSLFFIGSGAGLMVIGSVAGMAKKSLGEMAFVAVAIMAIGNAAGRIVAGVLSDRIGRARTLFLMLGLQALMMFAAIPVVSSGATAPAVLVLLATFIGFNYGTNLALFPSFAKDFWGLRNFGVNYGVLFSAWGVGGFVMGRVSEMLVARSGGSFDSCFISAGLCLVIAAALALKIKSREQVEAEFAALEPQPVVQEA from the coding sequence ATGTCGCATCAAGCGGACAGAAGAGGCTGGATCGTCACGCTCGCCGGCACCGCCATCAACCTCGCGCTCGGGATCCTCTACACGTGGAGCATCTTCAAGGGCGCCATCAAGGACTCCATCGTCCGGGGCGGCGAGGGCGCCTTCCGCTGGGACCTCGCCTCGATCAACGATCCGTACGCGGTCTGCTGCCTCGTGTTCGCGTTTGCGATGATCGTCGCGGGTCGCGTGCAGGACAAGGTCGGCCCGCGGCTGACCGCGCTCGTCGGCGCACTGCTTGTCGGGGCCGGCTTCATGTGGATCTCGCTGACGACCAGCTACTGGGCCTGGGTCCTGGGCTTCGGGGTCCTGGCCGGCGCGGGCATCGGCTTCGGTTACTCGGCGGCGACGCCCCCGGCGCTCAAGTGGTTCCCGCCGGCGCGCACGGGCCTCGTCGCCGGCATCGTGGTCAGCGGCTTCGGGCTGGCCTCGGTGTACATCGCGCCGCTGGCGACCATGCTCGTGAAGAAGTACGGCCTCCAGCAGGCCATGATGTTCTTCGGGCTCGGCTTCCTCTTCGTCGTCAGCTGGCTGGCGATGCTGCTGAAGAACCCCCCGAAGGGCTACGGACTCGCCGCGGCGCCCGCCGCCGCCGGCGCCAAGCCGAAGCCCGCCGCGGCCGATCACCGGCCCTCCGAGATCCTGCGGACCCCGACGTTCTACCTGCTCTGGAGCCTCTTCTTCATCGGCTCGGGCGCGGGGCTGATGGTCATCGGCAGCGTGGCCGGCATGGCCAAGAAGAGCCTGGGCGAGATGGCCTTCGTCGCGGTGGCGATCATGGCGATCGGCAACGCCGCCGGCCGCATCGTCGCCGGCGTGCTCTCGGACCGCATCGGCCGCGCCCGCACGCTCTTCTTGATGCTGGGGCTGCAGGCGCTGATGATGTTCGCCGCGATCCCGGTCGTCTCCTCGGGCGCGACGGCGCCGGCGGTGCTGGTGCTGCTGGCGACCTTCATCGGCTTCAACTACGGCACGAACCTCGCGCTGTTCCCCTCGTTCGCCAAGGACTTCTGGGGCCTGAGGAACTTCGGCGTCAACTACGGCGTCCTCTTCAGCGCCTGGGGCGTGGGCGGCTTCGTCATGGGACGCGTCTCCGAGATGCTCGTGGCGCGCTCGGGCGGCAGCTTCGACAGCTGCTTCATCTCCGCCGGGCTCTGCCTCGTCATCGCCGCCGCGCTGGCCCTGAAGATCAAGTCCCGCGAGCAGGTCGAGGCCGAGTTCGCGGCGCTGGAGCCGCAGCCGGTCGTCCAGGAGGCCTAG
- a CDS encoding serine/threonine protein kinase, with translation MRGNGQEQGTAFADLTPDVVIAVVEGALGVRCTNLFRPLNSYINRVYELEREDGGGLVAKFYRPGRWSRDALLDEHDFVRELVAAEVPVVAPLPLAGGGTLGTHGEMHFAVFPKKSGRVFDEYTDEQWLELGRLLGRVHVVGSRLRPRDRITMAPELSTRTQVDYVLAGGFIPEDLEGRFRELTGAFIEESAPMFRGVEMIAIHGDCHVSNLIYRPGESFFIIDFDDMSVGPPVQDFWMLLPGYRGDSLAEIATFLEGYETFRPFDRRTLRLIGPLRAMRFIHYMAWCAHQVAEDGHSRVAPDFGTRSYWLRELNDFEQQVARVRAGLRREEE, from the coding sequence ATGCGAGGGAACGGACAGGAGCAGGGAACCGCCTTTGCCGATCTGACCCCGGACGTGGTGATCGCCGTCGTCGAGGGGGCGCTCGGCGTCCGGTGCACCAATCTCTTCCGCCCGCTGAACAGCTACATCAACCGGGTATACGAGCTCGAGCGCGAGGACGGCGGCGGCCTCGTGGCGAAGTTCTACCGCCCGGGGCGCTGGTCGCGCGACGCCCTGCTCGATGAGCATGACTTCGTGCGCGAGCTGGTCGCGGCCGAGGTCCCGGTCGTCGCGCCGCTGCCGCTCGCGGGCGGCGGCACCCTCGGCACTCATGGGGAGATGCACTTCGCGGTCTTCCCGAAGAAGAGCGGGCGGGTCTTCGACGAGTACACCGACGAGCAGTGGCTGGAGCTGGGACGCCTCCTCGGGCGGGTCCACGTGGTCGGCTCCCGCCTGCGCCCGCGCGACCGGATCACGATGGCGCCGGAGCTCTCGACGCGGACCCAGGTGGACTACGTCCTGGCCGGCGGCTTCATCCCGGAGGACCTGGAGGGGCGTTTCCGCGAGCTGACCGGCGCCTTCATCGAGGAATCGGCGCCGATGTTCCGCGGCGTGGAGATGATCGCGATTCACGGCGACTGCCACGTCTCCAACCTCATCTACCGCCCCGGCGAGTCGTTCTTCATCATCGACTTCGACGACATGTCGGTCGGGCCGCCCGTGCAGGACTTCTGGATGCTGCTTCCCGGCTACCGGGGCGACTCGCTCGCGGAGATCGCGACCTTTCTCGAGGGCTACGAGACCTTCCGGCCCTTCGACCGGCGGACGCTGCGGCTGATCGGGCCGCTGCGCGCGATGCGGTTCATCCACTACATGGCGTGGTGCGCCCACCAGGTCGCCGAGGACGGTCACTCGCGGGTCGCCCCGGACTTCGGGACGCGGAGCTACTGGCTGCGGGAGCTGAACGACTTCGAGCAGCAGGTGGCGCGGGTGCGCGCCGGACTGCGCCGGGAGGAGGAGTAG
- a CDS encoding cytochrome c3 family protein, whose translation MLLALGTFLAALPARGAMENVHNSGDCLTCHRDTPRFGIDTRKTVTFKGSPEDPALCLACHKPEEALHPVLVAAGSGPEGAQRSAYLPAGSSLAFDGKIICTTCHFIHATDGRSGLLRGFPGSPDPGYFPSWQAFCAECHGTNLAKRSPHRGGEPSCGYCHPAKPVAGQQEEVTSRGKDLCTLCHRIMQRTHFEDADPLGESVECANCHDPHGKSADSPSLLNARFLAAAKESVSVRPHFRKAFCFACHENTDDYALLLEDINELCNRCHASGKIPGNIHPLKKVPADITVPKGWPLTDGALTCLTCHEQGHEDQERVPKLLRGGPYGSTREPCWRCHDRNNFKVSDIHKDANEGRRCDFCHAGTPVAGKDTIKTVGFVSDPNLPCVTCHEEPHEHLSTHYGSPRQPPGGSIPPEMPLFKGERMMCATCHNPHEMEVSSFKLRGVSDGDSFCTQCHRFTQ comes from the coding sequence ATGCTCCTGGCGCTCGGGACGTTCCTGGCGGCGCTGCCCGCGCGGGGGGCTATGGAGAACGTCCACAACAGCGGCGACTGCCTGACCTGCCACCGCGACACACCGCGGTTCGGGATCGACACGCGCAAGACCGTCACCTTCAAGGGCTCCCCCGAGGACCCCGCGCTCTGCCTGGCCTGCCACAAGCCGGAGGAGGCGCTCCACCCCGTGCTCGTGGCCGCGGGCTCGGGGCCCGAGGGGGCGCAGCGGTCGGCGTACCTGCCTGCGGGGTCCTCGCTGGCCTTCGACGGGAAGATCATCTGCACGACCTGCCACTTCATCCACGCCACCGACGGCCGCTCCGGGCTGCTCCGGGGGTTCCCCGGCTCGCCGGATCCGGGCTATTTCCCTTCCTGGCAGGCCTTCTGCGCCGAGTGTCACGGCACCAACCTCGCCAAACGTTCGCCGCACCGCGGGGGCGAGCCGTCGTGCGGCTACTGCCACCCCGCGAAGCCGGTGGCCGGACAGCAGGAGGAAGTGACGTCGCGGGGGAAGGACCTGTGCACGCTCTGCCACCGGATCATGCAGCGCACCCACTTCGAGGACGCGGACCCGCTCGGCGAGAGCGTCGAGTGCGCGAACTGCCACGACCCCCACGGGAAGTCGGCGGACAGCCCCTCGCTGCTCAACGCAAGGTTCCTGGCGGCGGCAAAGGAGTCCGTCTCGGTGCGGCCGCACTTCCGGAAGGCGTTCTGCTTCGCCTGTCACGAGAACACCGACGACTACGCGCTGCTGCTGGAGGACATCAACGAACTGTGCAATCGCTGCCACGCCAGCGGCAAGATCCCGGGCAACATCCACCCGCTGAAGAAGGTCCCGGCGGACATAACGGTGCCCAAAGGATGGCCGCTCACCGACGGCGCGCTCACGTGCCTGACCTGCCACGAGCAGGGCCACGAGGACCAGGAGCGGGTGCCGAAGCTGCTGCGCGGCGGGCCCTACGGCAGCACCCGCGAGCCGTGCTGGCGCTGCCACGACCGGAACAACTTCAAGGTCAGCGACATCCACAAGGACGCGAACGAGGGGCGTCGCTGCGACTTCTGCCACGCGGGCACGCCCGTGGCCGGCAAGGACACCATCAAGACGGTCGGCTTCGTCTCCGACCCGAACCTGCCGTGCGTCACGTGCCACGAGGAGCCCCACGAGCACCTGTCGACGCACTACGGCAGCCCCCGGCAGCCCCCGGGAGGGTCGATCCCGCCGGAGATGCCGCTGTTCAAGGGGGAGCGCATGATGTGCGCCACGTGCCACAACCCCCACGAGATGGAGGTGTCCTCCTTCAAGCTCCGGGGGGTCTCGGACGGCGACTCCTTCTGTACCCAGTGCCACCGCTTCACGCAGTAG
- a CDS encoding glycosyltransferase — MRVLHVITNLDDGGAQTVLARLVRGDGLDSHRVVSLTGDGIVGPRLAAAGVPVDAVGLPRGRVTAPGFARLVRLVRAAAPDVVQTWMYHADLLGGLAARLAGVRAVVWGVRNTDLDPRRVSRPTRLAARACAALSRRVPRAIVSCSARAAHEHIARGYAAERFVVVPNGYNLAEFAPDPGARARIRGELGVGDGQALLGMVARWDPHKDHANLLAALARLGGPGAPEWCCVLAGRGMDGANAELAGLISGHGIGGRVLAVGARDDVPALMNALDLLVLSSVGEAFPNVVAEAMACGTPVVATDSGDAALIVGETGWIVPPGDPDALAAAIGGALRALADPAARAARGAACRERIAGNFALERMVAGYRAVWTAARPR; from the coding sequence ATGAGAGTCCTCCACGTCATCACGAACCTCGACGACGGCGGCGCCCAGACCGTCCTGGCGCGGCTTGTCCGCGGTGACGGGCTCGACTCCCACCGGGTCGTCTCGCTCACCGGGGATGGGATCGTGGGCCCGCGGCTTGCCGCGGCGGGAGTGCCGGTTGACGCCGTGGGCCTCCCGCGCGGCAGGGTGACGGCGCCGGGTTTCGCGCGGCTCGTCCGCCTCGTGCGGGCCGCGGCCCCGGACGTGGTGCAGACGTGGATGTATCACGCCGACCTGCTCGGCGGCCTCGCGGCGCGGCTCGCCGGCGTGCGCGCGGTCGTCTGGGGCGTCCGCAACACGGACCTCGACCCCCGGAGGGTCTCCCGGCCGACGCGGCTCGCCGCGCGGGCGTGCGCCGCACTCTCGAGGCGGGTTCCCCGCGCGATCGTGAGTTGCTCGGCGCGGGCGGCTCACGAGCACATCGCGCGCGGCTACGCGGCGGAGCGGTTCGTGGTCGTACCCAACGGCTACAACTTGGCGGAGTTCGCGCCGGACCCGGGAGCCCGGGCGCGGATCAGGGGGGAACTGGGGGTGGGAGATGGGCAGGCGCTTCTCGGGATGGTCGCCCGCTGGGACCCCCACAAGGACCACGCGAACCTGCTCGCCGCCCTTGCGCGGCTCGGCGGCCCCGGCGCGCCGGAGTGGTGCTGCGTCCTCGCCGGCCGCGGGATGGACGGCGCGAACGCCGAACTCGCCGGGCTGATCAGCGGGCACGGGATCGGCGGGCGCGTCCTCGCCGTGGGAGCCCGCGACGACGTGCCCGCCCTGATGAACGCGCTGGACCTGCTCGTGCTCTCCAGCGTCGGCGAGGCGTTCCCGAACGTCGTCGCCGAGGCCATGGCCTGCGGCACGCCCGTCGTGGCCACTGACTCCGGGGACGCCGCGCTGATCGTGGGCGAGACGGGCTGGATCGTGCCGCCGGGGGACCCGGACGCGCTCGCGGCCGCAATCGGGGGCGCGCTGCGGGCCCTGGCCGATCCCGCCGCCCGGGCGGCACGGGGTGCAGCCTGCCGCGAGCGGATCGCCGGGAACTTCGCGCTCGAGCGGATGGTCGCCGGGTACCGCGCGGTCTGGACGGCGGCGCGCCCGCGCTGA
- a CDS encoding YchJ family protein translates to MRPCPCGSEKDYGECCGPLIAGERQAQTAVELMRSRYSAYVEREIPYLRETLHPDHRKDYDEKSSREWAEKAEWHGLEILDTAGGGPEDEEGEVEFIARFSMGGERQEHHERSTFARRGGRWYFVDGREVKPKPVVRESPKIGRNDPCPCGSGKKHKKCCGAA, encoded by the coding sequence ATGAGACCCTGTCCGTGCGGTTCGGAGAAGGACTACGGGGAGTGTTGCGGTCCCCTGATCGCGGGGGAGCGACAGGCGCAGACCGCTGTGGAGCTGATGCGCTCGCGCTACAGCGCCTACGTCGAGCGGGAGATCCCCTACCTGCGCGAGACCCTGCACCCCGATCACCGGAAGGACTACGACGAGAAGAGCAGCCGCGAGTGGGCCGAGAAGGCCGAGTGGCACGGGCTGGAGATCCTGGACACCGCCGGGGGCGGCCCGGAGGACGAGGAAGGCGAGGTCGAGTTCATCGCGAGGTTCTCGATGGGGGGCGAGCGCCAGGAGCACCACGAGCGCTCCACCTTCGCGCGCCGCGGCGGCCGCTGGTACTTCGTCGACGGCCGGGAGGTCAAGCCGAAACCGGTGGTGCGCGAGAGCCCGAAGATCGGGCGCAACGATCCGTGCCCCTGCGGCAGCGGGAAGAAGCACAAGAAGTGTTGCGGGGCGGCCTGA
- a CDS encoding nitroreductase family protein produces MLRGGLTVELGQALRSRRSCRRYLPDAVPRAALERVVEAATWAPSGKNRQNWRIFVVQGGARDRLAEISGRSFAFHEDSLRRLYQEKTVEFTRGFFRDFGGAPVVLVFYTEPTEDGPFVDLQAGAAAVENALLACVDEGLQGCWMTAPVRFADEIAALLDAHGLDLVAVVPVGYPARQAPEPPRRPDRITWVGF; encoded by the coding sequence GTGTTGCGGGGCGGCCTGACCGTGGAGCTCGGCCAGGCGCTCCGCAGCCGCCGCTCCTGCCGCCGCTACCTGCCGGACGCGGTGCCGCGCGCCGCGCTCGAGCGCGTGGTCGAGGCCGCGACGTGGGCGCCCTCGGGCAAGAACCGGCAGAACTGGCGGATCTTCGTCGTTCAGGGCGGGGCGCGCGACCGCCTCGCAGAGATCTCGGGCCGCTCGTTCGCCTTCCACGAGGATTCGCTGCGCCGGCTCTACCAGGAGAAGACGGTCGAGTTCACCCGCGGGTTCTTTCGCGACTTCGGCGGCGCGCCGGTCGTGCTCGTCTTCTACACGGAGCCGACGGAGGACGGGCCGTTCGTCGACCTCCAGGCGGGCGCCGCCGCGGTCGAGAACGCCCTGCTCGCCTGCGTGGACGAGGGGCTGCAGGGGTGCTGGATGACGGCGCCGGTGCGGTTCGCCGACGAGATCGCCGCGTTGCTCGACGCGCACGGCCTGGATCTGGTGGCCGTGGTGCCGGTCGGCTACCCGGCGCGCCAGGCGCCCGAGCCGCCCCGGCGCCCCGACCGCATCACCTGGGTCGGCTTCTAG
- a CDS encoding YkgJ family cysteine cluster protein — translation MTGGAQPPWLPLLRRMHAVADAGIEKAVRAEERRRGARRACRRGCSVCCRHQSDVPALPIELTGISWHCAEGLTGASREAVRARLAAHARGGPCPFLVDDSCAVHPVRPLACRLFTVFGRPCAEGEDPFHVRRADLLTPPAGLLARAYREMLPFHGVTEPADQEQWLQRRLVDALAVNLMACDWRTLTALMDRAARPGKSSLAQPGDR, via the coding sequence GTGACCGGCGGGGCGCAGCCGCCGTGGCTGCCGCTGCTGCGGCGCATGCACGCGGTCGCGGACGCCGGCATCGAGAAGGCGGTGCGCGCCGAGGAGCGGCGCCGGGGTGCGCGGCGCGCGTGCCGGCGCGGTTGCTCGGTCTGCTGCCGCCACCAGAGCGACGTCCCGGCTTTGCCGATCGAGCTGACCGGCATCTCCTGGCACTGCGCCGAGGGGCTGACCGGCGCCAGCCGCGAAGCCGTGCGCGCCAGGCTCGCGGCCCACGCGCGCGGCGGCCCCTGCCCCTTCCTCGTCGACGACTCCTGCGCCGTGCACCCGGTGCGTCCCCTCGCCTGCCGTCTCTTCACGGTCTTCGGACGGCCGTGCGCCGAGGGTGAGGACCCGTTCCACGTCCGCCGCGCGGATCTGCTCACGCCGCCCGCCGGCCTGCTCGCGCGGGCCTACCGCGAGATGCTCCCCTTCCACGGGGTGACGGAGCCCGCCGACCAGGAGCAGTGGCTGCAGCGCAGGCTCGTCGATGCCCTCGCCGTGAACCTGATGGCCTGCGACTGGCGCACTCTCACCGCCTTGATGGACCGCGCCGCCCGCCCGGGTAAGTCATCGCTCGCTCAACCCGGGGACCGCTGA